In Pseudomonas sp. Leaf58, one DNA window encodes the following:
- a CDS encoding LacI family DNA-binding transcriptional regulator has translation MATIKDVAALAGISYTTVSHVLNKTRPVSEHVRQKVEAAIAELDYVPSAVARSLKARSTATIGLLVPNSVNPYFAELARGIEDACERNGYCVILCNSDDNPQKQRSYLRVLLEKRIDGLVVASVGQDSDLLQSLAGVRTPMVIVDRELEGVDADLVRIDHEQGAYLATQHLLELGHRDIAYIGGPAETGVTQLRLSGFRRAMAEAAAPVRGNRVLHCDFTSPGGHMAAAQVLQGERPTAIFAGNDMIGFGVLRAAAERNINVPAELSVIGFDDIELSRYVYPPLTTVGQSIRELGESAASLLLTRIGTPRQGAAEQRIVAPRIVLRESTGPRPDLFNDYR, from the coding sequence ATGGCAACCATCAAAGACGTCGCCGCACTGGCGGGTATTTCCTACACCACCGTGTCCCATGTATTGAATAAGACTCGGCCGGTCAGCGAGCATGTGCGGCAGAAAGTTGAAGCCGCCATCGCCGAACTCGACTACGTACCCAGCGCTGTGGCGCGTTCGCTGAAGGCGCGCAGCACGGCCACCATCGGTTTGCTGGTGCCCAACAGCGTCAACCCGTACTTCGCTGAGCTGGCGCGGGGTATCGAGGACGCCTGCGAACGCAACGGCTACTGCGTGATCCTGTGTAACTCCGACGACAACCCGCAGAAGCAGCGTAGCTACCTGCGCGTATTACTGGAAAAGCGCATCGACGGCCTGGTGGTGGCCTCGGTGGGCCAGGACAGTGACCTGCTGCAAAGCTTGGCCGGCGTGCGCACGCCAATGGTCATCGTCGACCGCGAACTGGAGGGTGTCGATGCCGACCTGGTGCGCATCGACCACGAGCAGGGCGCTTACCTGGCCACCCAGCACCTGCTGGAGCTTGGCCACCGCGACATCGCCTATATCGGGGGCCCCGCCGAAACCGGGGTAACCCAACTGCGCCTGAGCGGCTTCCGCCGTGCCATGGCCGAAGCCGCTGCGCCGGTGCGCGGCAACCGTGTGTTGCACTGCGATTTCACCAGCCCGGGCGGCCATATGGCGGCGGCGCAGGTGCTCCAGGGCGAGCGGCCTACAGCGATTTTTGCTGGCAACGACATGATCGGTTTCGGTGTGTTGCGCGCTGCGGCGGAACGCAACATCAACGTACCTGCCGAGTTGTCGGTGATCGGCTTCGACGACATTGAGCTGAGCCGTTATGTGTACCCGCCACTGACTACGGTGGGCCAGTCGATTCGTGAGCTGGGTGAGAGCGCCGCCTCGCTGTTGCTGACTCGTATCGGTACACCGCGTCAGGGTGCGGCAGAACAACGTATCGTCGCCCCGCGCATCGTGTTGCGCGAGTCCACCGGGCCGCGCCCGGACCTGTTCAACGATTACCGCTAA
- the rbsK gene encoding ribokinase, with protein sequence MNAKVVVVGSLNMDLVARAQRLPRAGETLPGESFFTAPGGKGANQAVAVARLGGSVAMIGNVGDDAYGQQLRQALYIEGVDCRAVGTCPGVSSGVALITVDAASQNCIVIIPGGNGLLTPQSVQRFDALLRAAEVIICQLEVPADTVAWALARGRELGKQVILNPAPATGPLPADWFAHIDYLMPNESEAETLTGVRVTDQGSARRAGECLLQMGVGKVIITLGAQGALLVTAQGHQHFPAPVVQALDTTAAGDTFIGGFAAGLVRGLEEGEAIVFGQRAAALSVTRVGAQPSIPYLAELTP encoded by the coding sequence ATGAATGCCAAGGTCGTGGTGGTCGGTAGCCTCAATATGGACCTGGTGGCCCGCGCCCAGCGCCTGCCTCGCGCCGGCGAAACCCTTCCCGGCGAAAGTTTTTTCACCGCGCCGGGCGGCAAGGGCGCCAACCAGGCTGTGGCGGTGGCACGCTTGGGCGGCAGCGTAGCGATGATCGGCAATGTCGGCGACGATGCCTACGGCCAGCAACTGCGCCAGGCCTTGTATATAGAGGGTGTCGACTGCCGGGCGGTTGGCACCTGCCCAGGCGTGTCCAGCGGTGTGGCGCTGATCACCGTGGATGCCGCCAGCCAGAACTGCATTGTCATCATTCCTGGTGGCAATGGCCTGCTGACGCCGCAGTCGGTGCAGCGCTTCGACGCGTTGCTGCGGGCCGCCGAGGTGATCATCTGCCAGTTGGAGGTTCCAGCCGACACCGTGGCTTGGGCCCTGGCCCGGGGGCGCGAGCTGGGCAAGCAGGTGATTTTGAACCCCGCGCCTGCCACCGGCCCTTTGCCCGCAGACTGGTTCGCGCACATCGATTACCTAATGCCCAACGAGAGCGAAGCCGAAACCTTGACGGGCGTGAGGGTGACTGACCAGGGCAGTGCTCGGCGCGCTGGCGAGTGCTTGCTGCAAATGGGGGTGGGTAAAGTGATCATCACCCTGGGTGCGCAAGGGGCCTTGCTGGTCACGGCCCAAGGCCACCAGCACTTTCCTGCGCCGGTGGTGCAAGCGCTGGACACCACCGCAGCCGGCGACACCTTCATTGGTGGCTTTGCCGCTGGCCTGGTGCGGGGCCTGGAGGAGGGTGAGGCTATCGTCTTCGGCCAGCGCGCCGCGGCACTGTCGGTCACCCGCGTGGGCGCCCAACCGTCGATTCCCTACTTGGCCGAGCTTACGCCATGA
- a CDS encoding GTP pyrophosphokinase: MSTLERAIAVAARAHEGQYDKGGAAYILHPLRVMMRVSTPEQRIVAVLHDVIEDTPVTLSDLAREGFALKILAALLALSRREGESYQDFVARLGGDSLARTVKLADLADNSDLSRIPCPGPADLERLARYRAASAYLQALT; encoded by the coding sequence ATGTCTACACTGGAGCGGGCCATTGCCGTGGCCGCCAGGGCGCATGAAGGGCAATACGACAAGGGTGGGGCAGCATATATCCTCCACCCGTTACGCGTGATGATGCGGGTTTCCACGCCGGAGCAACGGATTGTCGCGGTGCTTCACGATGTGATCGAAGACACCCCGGTGACCTTGTCCGACCTGGCGCGTGAGGGCTTCGCGCTGAAAATCCTGGCCGCCTTGCTGGCGCTTAGCCGCCGCGAGGGCGAGTCTTACCAAGACTTTGTGGCGCGCCTGGGCGGTGACTCGCTGGCGCGCACCGTCAAGTTGGCCGACTTGGCTGATAACAGCGACCTTTCGCGCATCCCTTGCCCGGGCCCCGCCGACCTGGAGCGGCTGGCGCGTTACCGTGCAGCCAGCGCCTATTTGCAGGCGCTGACCTGA
- a CDS encoding DUF1654 domain-containing protein, protein MSSTASATPSSYEQLGMRIQKIINSPTAQRSRAALIFRLEQETPEDWETLLAEIAENDNVTLAHRDDGGVQVFWTVPKED, encoded by the coding sequence GTGTCCAGCACCGCCTCCGCCACCCCGAGCAGCTATGAACAATTGGGTATGCGCATCCAGAAGATCATCAACAGCCCCACTGCCCAACGCAGCCGCGCGGCGCTGATTTTTCGCCTGGAACAGGAAACCCCGGAAGACTGGGAAACCCTGCTCGCGGAAATCGCCGAAAACGACAACGTCACCCTCGCCCACCGCGACGATGGCGGCGTGCAGGTTTTCTGGACCGTTCCGAAGGAAGACTGA
- a CDS encoding endonuclease has translation MRVSLFAAVCLLLTTPLVQADAPRTFQEAKKVAWKLYAPQSTEFYCGCKYKGNKVDLASCGYAPRKNAQRASRIEWEHIVPAWQIGHQRQCWQSGGRKQCAQHDEAYKRAEADLHNLVPSIGEVNGDRSNFSFGWLPEQRGQYGSCLTQVDFKAKKVMPRPSIRGMIARTYFYMSKQYNLRLSKQDRQLFEAWNKTYPPQAWERQRNQQVACVMGRGNEFVGPVNLKACG, from the coding sequence ATGAGAGTTTCGCTTTTCGCGGCTGTTTGCCTATTGCTGACCACGCCCTTGGTGCAGGCCGACGCCCCACGGACCTTCCAGGAGGCAAAGAAGGTCGCCTGGAAGCTGTATGCACCGCAATCGACCGAGTTCTATTGCGGCTGCAAGTACAAAGGCAACAAAGTCGACCTGGCATCCTGCGGCTATGCCCCGCGTAAAAACGCCCAGCGGGCATCACGCATCGAGTGGGAGCACATCGTGCCGGCCTGGCAAATCGGCCATCAGCGCCAGTGCTGGCAGAGCGGCGGGCGCAAGCAGTGCGCGCAGCATGACGAGGCGTACAAGCGGGCCGAGGCCGACCTGCACAACCTGGTGCCGAGCATCGGCGAGGTCAACGGCGACCGCAGTAACTTCAGTTTCGGCTGGCTGCCCGAGCAACGCGGCCAGTACGGCAGTTGCCTGACCCAGGTCGACTTCAAGGCCAAGAAAGTTATGCCACGCCCGTCGATCCGCGGCATGATCGCGCGCACCTACTTCTACATGAGCAAACAGTACAACCTGCGCTTGTCCAAGCAGGACCGCCAGTTGTTCGAAGCCTGGAACAAGACCTACCCGCCGCAAGCCTGGGAACGTCAGCGCAACCAGCAGGTCGCCTGTGTGATGGGGCGGGGCAATGAGTTTGTCGGGCCGGTAAACCTCAAGGCCTGTGGCTGA
- a CDS encoding SPOR domain-containing protein — protein MRKLAVVMAVLALAGCENEVEGVHKQVAEHLHNPKTAKFGNVRIDTQGTICGQVRGKDDAGQYEAYRSYVAIKRDGQYQIIVDDSGNNLRIREMCGGADLQRRAEALADQPAPQGWDVEVIQGANMGALSDMTARLIEKGIPSSVEYRDGKPVVLMGPFPSREQAEARKAEVMAKLGTDSVVIQHGAAR, from the coding sequence GTGCGCAAACTGGCTGTGGTAATGGCAGTGCTCGCCCTGGCGGGCTGTGAGAACGAGGTCGAAGGCGTGCACAAACAGGTGGCCGAACACCTGCACAACCCCAAGACCGCCAAGTTCGGCAACGTACGGATCGACACCCAGGGCACCATTTGCGGGCAGGTACGTGGCAAGGACGATGCCGGCCAGTACGAGGCCTACCGCAGCTACGTGGCGATCAAGCGTGATGGCCAGTACCAAATCATCGTCGACGACAGCGGCAACAACCTGCGTATCCGCGAAATGTGTGGTGGCGCCGACCTGCAGCGCCGCGCTGAGGCCTTGGCCGACCAGCCGGCACCGCAAGGCTGGGACGTCGAAGTGATCCAGGGTGCCAACATGGGCGCACTCAGCGACATGACCGCGCGCCTGATCGAAAAGGGCATCCCGTCTTCGGTGGAGTACCGCGATGGCAAGCCGGTGGTGCTGATGGGGCCGTTCCCTAGCCGTGAGCAAGCCGAAGCACGCAAGGCCGAGGTCATGGCCAAACTGGGCACCGATTCGGTAGTCATTCAGCACGGCGCAGCACGCTAA
- a CDS encoding nucleoside hydrolase translates to MATVTTLQTAPIELIIDTDPGADDVVALFLAMASPDELNIRAITTVAGNVRLDKTSRNARLAREWAGREDIPVYAGAARPLVRRPIYAAAVHGEEGLTGIQVHEPKAPLAKGNAVQYLVDTLGVAQPHSITLAMLGPQTNLALALIQCPDIAKGIKQVVVMGGAHFNGGNITPAAEFNLYADPHAGEVVLASGVQLTYLPLDVTHKLLTSDARLKQLAAVNNQASKRVVDILDAYITHDMDLYGMPGGPVHDASVIAYLLQPELFSGRRIYMSIDSREGPTFGQTVADWYGVLKQPANVMWVDQGDAQGLFDLLSARLARLK, encoded by the coding sequence ATGGCCACAGTCACCACCCTACAGACCGCGCCGATCGAACTGATCATCGATACCGATCCCGGCGCCGACGACGTGGTTGCGCTGTTCTTGGCCATGGCCTCGCCCGATGAGCTCAATATCCGAGCCATCACCACCGTGGCTGGCAACGTGCGCCTGGACAAAACCTCGCGCAACGCCCGCCTGGCCCGTGAATGGGCCGGCCGCGAAGACATCCCCGTGTACGCGGGTGCTGCTCGCCCGCTGGTGCGCAGGCCCATCTACGCCGCGGCCGTTCACGGTGAAGAAGGCCTTACCGGTATACAAGTCCACGAACCGAAAGCGCCGCTGGCCAAGGGCAACGCCGTGCAATACCTGGTCGACACCCTCGGCGTCGCCCAGCCCCACAGCATCACCCTGGCCATGCTTGGCCCGCAGACCAACCTGGCTCTGGCGCTGATCCAGTGCCCAGACATCGCCAAAGGTATCAAGCAAGTGGTGGTTATGGGGGGAGCCCATTTCAATGGCGGCAACATCACCCCAGCTGCGGAATTCAACCTCTACGCGGACCCGCATGCCGGCGAAGTGGTGTTGGCCAGCGGCGTGCAACTAACCTACCTACCGCTGGATGTCACCCATAAGTTGCTGACCAGCGACGCCCGCCTCAAGCAACTGGCGGCCGTCAACAACCAGGCCAGCAAGCGCGTGGTGGATATCCTCGATGCCTACATCACCCACGACATGGACCTGTACGGCATGCCTGGCGGGCCGGTGCACGACGCCAGTGTCATCGCCTACTTGCTCCAGCCCGAGCTGTTCAGCGGCCGGCGTATCTACATGAGCATCGACAGCCGCGAAGGCCCCACGTTCGGCCAGACCGTTGCCGACTGGTATGGGGTGCTTAAACAGCCTGCCAATGTGATGTGGGTAGACCAAGGGGACGCCCAGGGCCTGTTCGACCTGCTCAGCGCCCGCTTGGCGCGATTGAAATAG
- the rbsD gene encoding D-ribose pyranase, which yields MKKTPLLNVALSRTIASMGHGDILVIGDAGLPVPPGVELIDLAVTPGLPDFASVLRVVLSELQVERHVLAQEMQKVVPPALVEIERLKGKLGKREWLSHEDFKVLSRSARAVVRTGECQPYSNIALISGVTF from the coding sequence ATGAAGAAAACCCCGCTGCTGAACGTTGCCCTTTCGCGCACCATTGCCAGCATGGGGCATGGTGACATCCTGGTGATTGGTGATGCTGGCCTGCCGGTGCCGCCGGGCGTCGAGTTGATCGACCTGGCCGTCACGCCTGGCCTGCCGGATTTCGCCAGTGTGCTGAGGGTGGTGTTAAGCGAATTGCAGGTGGAGCGCCACGTGCTGGCCCAGGAGATGCAGAAAGTGGTGCCGCCGGCGCTGGTCGAGATCGAGCGGCTGAAGGGTAAGCTGGGCAAGCGGGAATGGCTGAGCCACGAAGATTTCAAAGTGCTGTCGCGCAGTGCCCGTGCCGTGGTGCGTACCGGCGAGTGCCAGCCCTACAGCAACATCGCCCTCATCTCCGGCGTGACCTTCTAG
- a CDS encoding asparaginase, which yields MNAALKTFAPSALALLLILPTAVSAKEAETQQKLANVVILATGGTIAGAGASAANSATYQAAKVGVDKLIAGVPELADLANVRGEQVMQIASESISNDDLLKLGKRVAELAESKDVDGIVITHGTDTLEETAYFLNLVEKTDKPIVVVGSMRPGTAMSADGMLNLYNAVAVASDKQSRGKGVLVTMNDEIQSGRDVSKSINIKTEAFKSAWGPMGMVVEGKSYWFRLPAKRHTVNSEFDIKQISSLPQVDIAYGYGNVTDTAYKALAQNGAKALIHAGTGNGSVSSRVVPALQELRKNGVQIIRSSHVNQGGFVLRNAEQPDDKNDWIVAHDLNPQKARILAMVAMTKTQDSKELQRIFWEY from the coding sequence ATGAATGCCGCACTCAAAACTTTCGCCCCCAGCGCACTCGCTCTGCTGCTGATCCTGCCAACCGCCGTATCGGCCAAAGAAGCCGAAACCCAGCAAAAGCTGGCCAACGTGGTCATCCTCGCCACCGGCGGCACCATTGCCGGGGCGGGCGCCAGCGCAGCTAACAGTGCCACCTACCAGGCCGCGAAAGTGGGCGTCGACAAACTGATCGCTGGCGTACCAGAACTGGCCGACCTGGCCAACGTACGCGGCGAGCAGGTGATGCAGATCGCGTCTGAAAGCATCTCCAACGACGACCTGCTCAAGCTCGGCAAACGCGTTGCAGAACTCGCCGAAAGCAAGGACGTCGATGGCATCGTCATCACCCATGGCACCGACACCCTGGAAGAAACCGCCTACTTCCTCAACTTGGTGGAAAAGACCGACAAACCGATCGTAGTGGTCGGTTCGATGCGCCCGGGTACCGCCATGTCGGCCGACGGCATGCTCAACCTGTACAACGCCGTGGCCGTGGCTAGCGACAAACAGTCGCGCGGCAAGGGCGTGCTGGTGACCATGAACGACGAGATCCAGTCCGGCCGTGATGTGAGCAAGTCGATCAACATCAAGACCGAAGCCTTCAAGAGCGCCTGGGGCCCGATGGGCATGGTAGTGGAAGGCAAGTCCTACTGGTTCCGCCTGCCGGCCAAGCGCCATACCGTCAACTCCGAGTTCGACATCAAACAGATCAGCAGCCTGCCGCAGGTGGACATCGCCTATGGCTATGGCAATGTCACCGACACGGCCTACAAGGCGCTGGCGCAGAACGGTGCCAAAGCGCTGATCCATGCCGGGACTGGCAACGGTTCGGTGTCGTCACGGGTGGTGCCGGCGCTGCAGGAGCTGCGCAAGAACGGCGTGCAAATCATCCGCTCGTCGCACGTCAACCAGGGTGGCTTCGTGCTGCGTAATGCCGAACAGCCGGACGACAAGAACGACTGGATCGTAGCCCATGACCTGAACCCGCAGAAAGCGCGGATCCTGGCGATGGTAGCGATGACCAAGACCCAGGACAGCAAAGAGCTGCAGCGGATCTTCTGGGAGTATTGA
- a CDS encoding ABC transporter permease: MKTTPLDSQGSTPVRRSGTYFGLGTYLGLAGALLAMIVLFSFLSSHFWSYNTFSTLANQIPDLMVLAVGMTFVLIIGGIDLSVGSVLALAASAVSVAILGWGWGVLPSALLGMAVAALAGSITGSVTVAWRIPSFIVSLGVLEMARGLAYQFTDSRTAYIGDAYAWFSNPVAFGISPAFLIALLVIVLAQLVLTRTVFGRYLIGIGTNEEAVRLAGIDPRPYKVLVFALMGLLAGLAALFQISRLEAADPNAGSGLELQVIAAVVIGGTSLMGGRGSVISTFFGVLIISVLAAGLAQIGASEPTKRIITGAVIVIAVVLDTYRSRRAGRRNP, encoded by the coding sequence ATGAAAACCACCCCGCTCGACAGCCAAGGCAGCACACCGGTGCGCCGCAGTGGCACTTACTTTGGCCTGGGCACCTACCTGGGCCTGGCTGGCGCCTTGCTGGCAATGATCGTACTGTTCTCGTTTCTCAGCAGCCACTTTTGGTCATACAACACCTTCAGTACCCTGGCCAACCAGATCCCCGACCTGATGGTGCTGGCGGTGGGCATGACCTTCGTGCTGATCATCGGTGGCATCGACCTTTCGGTGGGTTCGGTGCTGGCGCTGGCGGCCTCCGCGGTCAGTGTGGCAATCCTCGGTTGGGGTTGGGGCGTGCTGCCCTCGGCCCTGCTGGGCATGGCCGTGGCTGCGCTGGCCGGTAGCATCACCGGCAGCGTCACCGTGGCTTGGCGCATCCCGTCATTCATTGTCTCGCTCGGCGTGCTGGAAATGGCCCGTGGCCTGGCCTACCAGTTCACCGACTCGCGCACCGCCTATATCGGAGATGCTTATGCCTGGTTTTCCAACCCGGTCGCGTTTGGCATTTCGCCGGCGTTCCTCATCGCCTTGCTGGTGATTGTGCTGGCCCAACTGGTGCTGACCCGCACGGTGTTTGGCCGCTACCTGATCGGCATTGGTACCAACGAAGAGGCCGTACGCCTGGCCGGCATCGACCCGCGCCCCTACAAAGTGCTGGTGTTCGCCCTGATGGGCCTGCTCGCCGGCCTGGCCGCGTTGTTCCAGATATCGCGCTTGGAGGCGGCCGACCCCAATGCCGGTTCCGGCTTGGAGCTGCAGGTGATCGCCGCCGTGGTAATCGGCGGTACCAGCCTGATGGGCGGGCGTGGCTCGGTCATCAGCACCTTTTTCGGTGTGCTGATCATATCCGTACTGGCCGCAGGGCTGGCGCAGATCGGTGCCAGCGAACCGACCAAACGCATCATCACCGGCGCAGTCATCGTCATCGCCGTGGTGCTCGACACTTACCGTAGCCGGCGTGCAGGCCGGCGGAACCCATAA
- a CDS encoding sugar ABC transporter substrate-binding protein, which yields MKLPFPGRLLALAVISSLSLVLPFSAAHAEDKPKVALVMKSLANEFFRTMEDGAKAYQNAHADEFELIANGIKNETDTGEQIRIVEQMVNAGAKALVIAPADSKALVSAVKKAMDQGVVVINIDNRLDPELLKSKGISVPFVGPDNRKGARLVGDFLASHKLKAGDQVGIIEGVPTTTNAQQRTAGFKDAMEAAQIKIVSVQSGNWEIDKGNAVAASMLNEYPELKALLAGNDSMALGAVSAVRAAGKTGQVQVVGYDNINAIKPMLADGRVLATLDQAASQQAVFGIQAALKMVKGEKPGVDADSVIQTPVQLITKP from the coding sequence ATGAAGCTGCCGTTCCCCGGTCGTCTGCTGGCCCTCGCGGTCATTTCGTCATTGTCTTTGGTCCTACCGTTTTCCGCTGCCCACGCCGAGGACAAGCCCAAGGTCGCCTTGGTCATGAAGTCGCTGGCCAACGAATTTTTCCGCACCATGGAAGACGGCGCCAAGGCCTACCAAAACGCCCACGCCGATGAATTCGAGTTGATCGCCAACGGCATCAAGAACGAGACCGATACCGGCGAACAGATCCGCATCGTCGAGCAAATGGTCAATGCTGGCGCCAAGGCACTGGTGATTGCGCCAGCCGACTCCAAGGCACTGGTGTCGGCAGTGAAAAAGGCAATGGACCAAGGTGTAGTGGTGATCAACATCGACAATCGCCTGGACCCGGAACTGCTCAAGAGCAAAGGCATCAGCGTACCGTTCGTAGGCCCCGACAACCGCAAGGGCGCGCGCCTGGTGGGGGACTTCCTGGCCAGCCACAAGCTCAAGGCCGGCGACCAAGTCGGCATTATCGAAGGCGTGCCGACTACTACCAATGCCCAGCAGCGCACCGCCGGCTTCAAGGACGCCATGGAGGCCGCGCAGATCAAGATCGTCTCGGTGCAGAGCGGCAACTGGGAAATTGACAAAGGCAACGCCGTTGCCGCCTCCATGCTCAACGAGTATCCCGAGTTGAAAGCCCTGCTAGCCGGTAACGACAGCATGGCTCTGGGTGCGGTGTCGGCAGTGCGCGCTGCCGGCAAGACCGGCCAGGTGCAAGTGGTGGGCTACGACAACATCAATGCCATCAAGCCGATGCTTGCCGATGGCCGCGTACTGGCTACCCTCGACCAGGCAGCCAGCCAGCAGGCGGTCTTCGGCATCCAGGCAGCGTTGAAAATGGTCAAGGGCGAAAAGCCTGGCGTGGATGCTGACAGCGTCATCCAAACCCCGGTCCAACTCATAACCAAGCCCTGA
- a CDS encoding sugar ABC transporter ATP-binding protein, translating into MPASANAVVLTASGLGKTYAQPVLGEVSLSLRAGEVLALTGENGAGKSTLSKLISGLESPTTGHMSFRGQAYAPNSRSAAERLGVRMVMQELNLLPTLTVAENLFLDNLPSRFGWVRQKRLRQLATAAMAQVGLDAIDPDTPVGELGIGHQQMVEIARNLIGDCHVLIFDEPTAMLTAREVELLFTQIERLRQRGVAIVYISHRLEELQRVAQRIVVLRDGRLVCDEPIQRYSSAELVNLMVGRELGEHIDLGRRQIGAPLLKVDKLSRGDKVREVSFEVRAGEIFGISGLIGAGRTELLRLIYGADRADSGCIALGQPLQVLTIDSPKAAVRAGIALITEDRKGEGLLLTQSISANIALGNLGAVSRGGVLDGEAERALAERQIQAMRIRSAGPQQVVGELSGGNQQKVVIGRWLERDCQVLLFDEPTRGIDVGAKFDIYGLLAELARRGKALVVVSSDLRELMLICDRIAVLSAGRLIDTFERDHWSQDQLLAAAFAGYQKRDALLHDAAPRMDA; encoded by the coding sequence ATGCCTGCATCGGCCAATGCAGTGGTACTCACCGCCAGCGGCTTGGGCAAGACCTATGCCCAGCCTGTGCTCGGCGAGGTCAGCTTGAGCCTGCGGGCCGGTGAAGTGCTGGCCCTGACTGGCGAGAACGGCGCGGGTAAGAGCACCCTTTCCAAACTCATCAGTGGTTTGGAATCCCCCACTACCGGGCACATGAGCTTCCGCGGTCAGGCCTACGCGCCCAACAGCCGCAGCGCGGCCGAGCGCCTGGGTGTGCGTATGGTCATGCAGGAGCTGAACCTGCTGCCCACGCTGACCGTGGCGGAAAACCTGTTCCTAGACAACCTGCCCAGCCGCTTTGGCTGGGTCAGACAAAAGCGCTTACGCCAGCTGGCCACCGCCGCCATGGCCCAGGTCGGCCTCGATGCCATTGACCCCGACACCCCGGTTGGCGAGTTGGGCATCGGCCACCAGCAGATGGTCGAGATCGCCCGCAATCTGATCGGCGACTGTCATGTGCTGATCTTCGACGAGCCCACCGCCATGCTCACCGCGCGTGAGGTGGAGCTGCTGTTCACCCAGATCGAACGCCTGCGCCAACGTGGCGTGGCCATCGTTTACATTTCCCACCGCCTGGAAGAACTGCAACGCGTGGCCCAGCGCATCGTTGTGCTGCGTGACGGCAGGCTGGTGTGCGACGAGCCGATCCAGCGCTACAGCAGTGCTGAACTGGTCAACCTAATGGTCGGTCGCGAGCTGGGCGAGCATATCGACTTGGGGCGCCGGCAGATCGGCGCGCCGTTGCTCAAGGTCGACAAACTCAGCCGTGGTGACAAGGTGCGCGAAGTGTCATTCGAGGTCAGGGCAGGGGAGATCTTTGGCATCTCCGGCCTGATCGGCGCCGGCCGTACCGAGCTGTTGCGCCTGATCTACGGCGCTGACCGGGCCGACAGTGGCTGCATAGCGCTCGGTCAGCCGCTGCAGGTGCTCACTATCGACTCGCCCAAGGCCGCCGTGCGGGCCGGTATCGCGTTGATCACCGAAGACCGCAAGGGCGAGGGCTTGCTGCTGACTCAGTCGATCAGCGCCAATATCGCCCTGGGCAACCTGGGCGCAGTTTCACGGGGTGGCGTGCTCGATGGCGAGGCTGAACGGGCCTTGGCCGAGCGCCAGATCCAGGCCATGCGTATTCGCAGTGCCGGCCCGCAGCAAGTGGTAGGCGAGTTGTCCGGTGGCAACCAGCAGAAGGTGGTGATCGGCCGCTGGCTGGAGCGTGATTGCCAGGTGCTGCTGTTCGATGAGCCCACCCGTGGCATCGATGTGGGGGCCAAATTCGACATCTACGGCCTGCTGGCCGAGCTGGCGCGTCGTGGCAAGGCCCTGGTGGTGGTGTCCAGCGACCTGCGCGAACTGATGCTGATCTGCGACCGCATCGCCGTGCTGTCGGCCGGCCGCCTGATCGACACGTTCGAGCGTGACCATTGGAGCCAGGACCAGTTGCTGGCCGCCGCCTTTGCCGGTTATCAGAAACGTGACGCACTGCTGCACGATGCAGCCCCCAGGATGGATGCATGA